The proteins below come from a single Salipiger abyssi genomic window:
- a CDS encoding fumarylacetoacetate hydrolase family protein has product MSDYKLGTARIEGAATPVVLVNGKAHTLASVLGEGAPATLEAVFADWPRHEAEIAAACESISGDGRDPETLAFETPIANPRKLVCIGTNYHDHLEEMKVTHLPEFPYGFMRPQTCLAAHREEIPLPEGAKMYDWEAELGIVMGRRYGPSDKGDPLEAVAGYTVLNDLSARDWIHNRPFVGIDWVMQKSWDKFQPTGPWITPARYVADPGDLDIELTVNGVVKQKSNTGRMIFSVADILRHLAGMMTLEPGDIIATGTPAGVGFGRDPQEFLKPGDVTRVTVEGLGTLENTFV; this is encoded by the coding sequence ATGAGTGACTACAAGCTGGGAACGGCGCGGATCGAGGGCGCCGCGACGCCGGTTGTGCTGGTGAACGGCAAGGCGCATACGCTGGCCTCGGTGCTGGGCGAGGGGGCGCCGGCGACGCTGGAGGCGGTCTTTGCCGACTGGCCGCGCCATGAGGCCGAGATTGCCGCCGCCTGCGAGAGTATAAGCGGTGACGGGCGCGACCCGGAGACGCTGGCTTTTGAGACGCCCATCGCCAACCCGCGCAAGCTGGTCTGCATCGGCACCAATTACCACGACCATCTCGAAGAGATGAAGGTCACCCACCTGCCGGAGTTTCCCTACGGCTTCATGCGCCCGCAGACCTGCCTCGCCGCGCATCGCGAAGAGATTCCGCTGCCCGAAGGTGCGAAGATGTACGACTGGGAGGCTGAGCTGGGCATCGTCATGGGCCGCCGCTACGGCCCCTCGGACAAGGGCGATCCGCTGGAGGCGGTGGCGGGCTATACCGTGCTGAACGACCTTTCGGCGCGCGACTGGATCCACAACCGGCCCTTTGTCGGCATCGACTGGGTGATGCAGAAATCCTGGGACAAGTTCCAGCCCACGGGCCCCTGGATCACGCCCGCGCGCTATGTGGCCGACCCCGGCGATCTCGATATCGAACTGACCGTCAACGGCGTGGTGAAGCAGAAATCCAATACCGGGCGGATGATTTTCAGCGTCGCCGATATCCTGCGGCATCTGGCCGGGATGATGACGCTGGAGCCCGGCGACATCATCGCCACCGGCACCCCGGCGGGGGTGGGGTTTGGCCGCGATCCGCAGGAATTCCTCAAGCCCGGCGATGTCACGCGCGTGACCGTCGAGGGGCTGGGCACGCTGGAAAACACATTCGTCTGA
- a CDS encoding VOC family protein — translation MITVNRIVYAVFETPDLEAQIEHYTKIMGLTLVARDGDSAYLSASADHHTVVLRKGTEARCDTLGFQLPPGTDLGDYARQIESHGLTTKRQSDPQPSISEALVFSDDKGTNIEAFVSAEPANIGFQPQGIVPNKLGHVAYNCTDVQSTVKFYCEVLGFKVSDWMGDFFAFLRCGPDHHTINLVQGQKTKMHHIAFELRDWTHIRDACDWLAQDRIPLVWGPVRHGIGHNISTYHRNADGQIIELFCELDRVNEALDCYDPRPYHQEFPQKSGKVWEDIQLGANMWGTPPPEGFLD, via the coding sequence ATGATCACCGTCAACCGTATCGTCTATGCGGTCTTTGAAACCCCCGATCTGGAAGCGCAGATCGAGCACTACACCAAGATCATGGGCCTGACGCTGGTCGCCCGCGATGGTGACAGCGCCTATCTGTCGGCCAGTGCAGATCACCACACGGTGGTGCTGCGCAAGGGGACGGAGGCGCGCTGCGACACGCTGGGCTTTCAACTGCCGCCGGGCACCGATCTTGGTGACTATGCCAGGCAGATCGAGAGCCACGGGCTGACCACCAAGCGCCAGTCCGATCCGCAGCCCTCGATTTCCGAGGCGCTGGTGTTCAGCGACGACAAGGGCACCAATATCGAGGCCTTCGTCTCGGCCGAGCCCGCCAATATCGGGTTTCAGCCGCAGGGCATCGTGCCGAACAAGCTGGGCCATGTGGCCTATAACTGCACCGATGTGCAATCGACGGTGAAATTCTACTGCGAGGTTCTGGGCTTCAAGGTCAGCGACTGGATGGGCGATTTCTTTGCCTTCCTGCGCTGCGGCCCGGATCACCACACCATCAATCTGGTGCAGGGGCAGAAGACCAAGATGCACCACATCGCTTTTGAGCTGCGCGACTGGACCCATATCCGCGACGCCTGCGACTGGCTGGCGCAGGACCGCATTCCGCTGGTCTGGGGGCCGGTGCGGCATGGGATCGGGCACAATATCTCGACCTATCACCGCAATGCCGACGGGCAGATCATCGAGCTGTTCTGCGAGCTGGACCGGGTGAACGAGGCGCTGGATTGCTACGATCCGCGCCCCTACCACCAGGAGTTTCCGCAAAAGAGCGGCAAGGTCTGGGAGGATATCCAGCTCGGCGCCAATATGTGGGGCACGCCCCCGCCGGAGGGCTTTCTGGACT